gaacttcacatatggctttcctccttcatgtaaaaagataacaaataaaaaggaagaagcaataaaagctatctccatgtcatgttttcctcgagatgtttgcataattggtatcgtatcactcactattggaaaatgacatgaaccaacttatggcatcgcacttatatttaaaatttgcttatatcgttctccttgttgttgatgacaaagggggagaaatatataaattgatactatgagtgccatatttgaagaatatgaatagatgttatgaatgccatattatgatgagatatcaaaagtagcattcatatgaataggtgctatgaatgtcatatcatgttaagatatcaagaacttgaatcgcaattttacatgttgatatcttaccatttgatgatagtaaacttgcatgatgataacaatagatattatgtttttcatgcaatgagttaaacatatatcacaaacacttgattgtggtacttctcctttttgttgatgacaaagggggagaagtatgttgatgacatgacatgttgcttggatttttgaatccaagagtttttatcaatatggcatattgatagggggagtttgtttaaactttgggagttaaggttaactccgtttatgatgacatgttgcttagatttttgaatctaagagtttctatcaatatggcatattgatagggggagtttgtttaaactccgggagttaagtttaactccgtcatcaagtagttgtcatcatcaaaaagggggagattgttgaatctcgtattttgatgatgaaattacttgatatatgtttataatttaatttgcgttttgagtgacgcaggatgcctcgatcaggatgagacgattaaagcaggaaaatcatgttgggccggaggaacatgtcagaagattggacgtcaggccggttgatcggtcgacgtatcgacaaaaggcttcgggctgtggattcgggcatcgggccaaggagagcggatattgcgccaaggacatcggagttgcggagacaactggccgattgggcaataggttgcaagagaggacgatgcgccgaagaatcggacgaagcatcgagagaccaatgacatgccggacaacgtgattaatgcttaggattaattgtctcgatcgaagtttttgttttacatgtgcaggattaactacgatgaaagtaagacatgcagcaggagttgcgccggagtcatgacaatgatcacgttgggagttcgagagctcgacggaagttcggacagtcgtcggaggttctgcgggaacaaatccgagaagtccagaagcttgccaaaggagctcgtcggaacttgccaagtggatcgtcgcaagtccaggagtttgccggaagtccgcaggaggatcaccgagggttcgtcgaatgatcgacggaagttcgccggaaactcgtcggaagaagcgattgacgcaccggagcaagctgcagaatatgtcttaggaaataatcatagttagcacattgattaagttagaaatgggaggtgatcccattagcttaatcttggggcaattgggcccttgaaagaatcaaattgggtcgaatggattaacccattctgaccctgattgctgtgggaggtgcaaccgcccaagccaggaggtagcaccgcccaggctatgtctcctagcgagactgggcggtgcaaccgccccagccaagaggtggcaccgccccgggctcagtctccgagcgagactgggtggcgcaacctcttctgtcaagaggtagcaccgctagagctcaagttttgagctctgtcaggtggtgcaaccgccccagttaggaggtgcaaccgcctgatcccggaattccgggaattgacagatttgagctccaaatttgaaatgggttggggcctataaataccccacccattcagcactgaaagcacagaatacacactcgaaatcttgctgtctttctgtggttcttagagctcaaaactgctagttctcctctttctgttcttcaaagtttgagttgtaaagagaggagagaaaacttctgtaagggttgtctcctaagcccgtcaaaaggagtgaatctgtaagagggtggttggccttcgcttattgaaggaaggcctctagttgacgtcggtgacctcgtcggtggaggaagccaaaagtggagtaggtcaagattgaccgaaccactctaaatctcggtttgcatttcctttgagcattttaccttcactgcaaacttctcaatagcttactgccctctgcgattttacgaacgagtttcaaggttcagacgtaaatctgcgtttagacgtaaatctactttttcgtatgatcatcatattgtagattgcgtttacgttttgagctttaccataactgcacactgcctttatactcctgcttaaactgcgtcttatctaaatcaagtgatttacgaatcagcatttagacgtaaatcagtttcttcgtacgaacgtcggatttcagtttgcgtcgatattctggttttcatcatagctgcaaactgcctgcatggattgactttaaccttgcttagtatcaactttcatacagaagttgtttttatcgtttgaacgcagctttcgattttaatcacagaaagttttccgctgcactaattcatcccccccccccctctcttagtgctctcgatcctaacaccgatAACAGCCCGTGAACGCCACACCCACatgatttaaattattttcatgttttaaattacaaaaaaaattgttcatcaaataaatcatatgtTTTGTACAAAGGCAAATGCATATGTAAAATCCCTTCAAACTTAATTTTCATTCCAATTTTGTTttggcacatatatatatatatatatatatatatatatatatatatatatatatatatatatatatatataaaaggtctTAGAATATTGTACGGTGTATTTAAGACTGAAGGGCAAACATGTCATTTACAACTATGAGAGTACCGATATGTCAACAAAGAAGCATTGATTACACGTTGTTGCCGAAAATTCCTTAATGCATGTGATTACCTATTACAACCGTACTTATCATATCCGTTTCCTCCGCCTTCATCACCGGCCTAAATTGGGTGCGTGTATTGACTCGCCTCGATTGAGATTTCTCGTGTATAAATTGATGCGTAGTGTGGGGGAGAAACCACGATCCGGGTGGATTTGTGGAGATGGCGATGACTGTGATCAGTGTGGTTGTCGTCATGTCCTTTGCTCTCATGGCCATGGCAGTGATGGCACAGGGTCCATGGGACACTGCCGACGCCACTTTCTACGGCGACATGTCCGGTAACGCGACCATGGGTGAGTTCAGCTGCCTCTCCCTCTTTCTACTACTGCTCCTTTGTCGTTGTCTTCCCCTCTCAGTCCAATGAGCAGGTCACAAGCGCTGCATGCACGCAGAGGAGATTTTGCTGCAGTTAAATCGTGTTCATgggtagagaaagagagagagagagagagagagagatctgacCATGTGTTTTGTACTGGTACAGGCGGAACTTGTGGGTATGACAATCTCTTCGAGCACGGATACGGGCTGTCGAACACGGCGCTGAGCACGGTGCTGTTCAACGATGGGGAAAAATGCGGTGCATGCTTCGAGTTGAAGTGCGCAGCGGGACCCGACAGGTGCAAGGAGGGGAGCACCATCGTGACGGCGACCAGCTTCTGCCCGCCGGCACCCGTCAGCCTGTGCAACCCGCCCCAGAAGCACTTCGACCTCTCCATGGCCATGTACATGAAGATCGCCAAGACAGCCTATTCGGGCAGTATCCCCGTGCAGTTCCGGCGAGTACCGTGCGTCAGGGAGGGCGACATCGGATTCGAGTTCAGGGGGAACCCCTTCTGGATCTCGGTGCTGGTGTACAACGTGGCCGGCTCCGGCGACGTGGCGAAGCTGTCGGTGAGGGGATCCAACACCACCTGGGTGCCGATGACGAGGTCGTGGGGACAGAGGTGGCAGCTCAGTTTCAGGCCAGAGATGGTGGGGCAGAGCCTTTCGTTCAAGGTGACGACAGGCGACAACAAAACGGTGGAGTCGGTCGACGTCGCTCCAGCGAACTGGCAGTTCGGGCAGCGGTATACAGGCGGCCAATTCTGATAAGGAATTGGCGCAGAAAGCAAGGGAAACTATTAGTACATGCAATATAAGGAAGCCCCCTAACCATGCACGGGCTTCTTCACTGGCTTTTGAAGTCATATCTATTCCTGCACGCAGTTTAATATTTGCATTACCTTGCTTCAGTTTCAGAGTTCCCATCATGCATATTGTAATGAAAGCCACGGCTTTTAGTTTCAAAGAATTCACGCGAATTCTCTAAGTCACGTGAACTTCCCCTACTGTCATCATGCACACG
The DNA window shown above is from Musa acuminata AAA Group cultivar baxijiao chromosome BXJ2-4, Cavendish_Baxijiao_AAA, whole genome shotgun sequence and carries:
- the LOC103982530 gene encoding expansin-A9-like, whose amino-acid sequence is MAMTVISVVVVMSFALMAMAVMAQGPWDTADATFYGDMSGNATMGGTCGYDNLFEHGYGLSNTALSTVLFNDGEKCGACFELKCAAGPDRCKEGSTIVTATSFCPPAPVSLCNPPQKHFDLSMAMYMKIAKTAYSGSIPVQFRRVPCVREGDIGFEFRGNPFWISVLVYNVAGSGDVAKLSVRGSNTTWVPMTRSWGQRWQLSFRPEMVGQSLSFKVTTGDNKTVESVDVAPANWQFGQRYTGGQF